One Benincasa hispida cultivar B227 chromosome 5, ASM972705v1, whole genome shotgun sequence genomic window carries:
- the LOC120078659 gene encoding pentatricopeptide repeat-containing protein At4g38150 isoform X2: protein MAFQFQSRLRVWKILSSTIRKWERDFPLLHDSLRMPNFSLSPAQSRCFASNSIDDDWAFSKSEPRTSPPQRRSPPPDHREARRVPNFNKEVSAPFPDDNRNQRFNRRSEGSSSRFANEASISRQRNESLTQKDFSFLERFKLNTDNQSSSIEKTEESSSARLSESMQEKQSQPQRPPEADEIFRKMKETGLIPNAVAMLDGLCKDGLIQEAMKLFALIREKGTIPEVVIYTAVVDGFCKAEKLDEAIRIFRKMQNNGEDTNHITEKKPQVENIGTQ, encoded by the exons ATGGCGTTTCAATTTCAATCTCGTCTTCGAGTTTGGAAGATTTTGTCTTCAACAATTCGGAAATGGGAAAGAGATTTTCCTCTGCTCCACGATTCATTGCGAATGCCGAATTTCTCACTCTCGCCGGCGCAATCTCGCTGTTTTGCCTCCAATTCCATCGATGACGATTGGGCCTTCTCAAAGTCCGAGCCAAGAACCAGCCCTCCGCAGCGGCGTTCTCCTCCTCCGGATCATCGCGAAGCTCGTCGAGTTCCCAATTTCAATAAGGAAGTATCTGCGCCTTTCCCTGATGATAATCGGAATCAACGCTTTAATAGACGTTCGGAAGGTTCCTCTTCTCGATTCGCAAATGAAGCGTCGATTTCGCGGCAAAGGAATGAGTCTTTAACTCAGAAGGATTTTAGCTTTCTTGAAAGATTCAAGCTGAACACTGATAATCAGAGTAGTAGTATAGAGAAGACTGAGGAGAGTTCTTCTGCTCGGTTATCTGAATCAATGCAGGAGAAGCAGTCGCAACCGCAGCGTCCTCCAGAAGCCGATGAGATATTCAGGAAAATGAAGGAGACTGGTCTAATTCCCAACGCTGTCGCTATGCTTGATGGACTCTGTAAAGATGGGCTTATTCAAGAAGCAATGAAGCTATTTGCTTTGATTCGTGAAAAGGGTACAATTCCAGAAGTTGTGATTTACACTGCTGTCGTTGATGGGTTTTGCAAGGCGGAGaagcttgatgaagcaattAGGATTTTCAGGAAAATGCAGAATAATG GTGAAGATACCAATCATATCACTGAGAAGAAGCCACAAGTTGAAAACATTGGAACTCAGTAG
- the LOC120078659 gene encoding pentatricopeptide repeat-containing protein At4g38150 isoform X1 has translation MAFQFQSRLRVWKILSSTIRKWERDFPLLHDSLRMPNFSLSPAQSRCFASNSIDDDWAFSKSEPRTSPPQRRSPPPDHREARRVPNFNKEVSAPFPDDNRNQRFNRRSEGSSSRFANEASISRQRNESLTQKDFSFLERFKLNTDNQSSSIEKTEESSSARLSESMQEKQSQPQRPPEADEIFRKMKETGLIPNAVAMLDGLCKDGLIQEAMKLFALIREKGTIPEVVIYTAVVDGFCKAEKLDEAIRIFRKMQNNGIPPNAFSFGVLIQGLYKCKKLEDAVAFCIEMLESGHSPNLNTFVGLIDELCNEKGVDEAHSVVETLKQKGFLINEKALRELLNKRAPFSPHIWEVVFGKKNKKEFF, from the coding sequence ATGGCGTTTCAATTTCAATCTCGTCTTCGAGTTTGGAAGATTTTGTCTTCAACAATTCGGAAATGGGAAAGAGATTTTCCTCTGCTCCACGATTCATTGCGAATGCCGAATTTCTCACTCTCGCCGGCGCAATCTCGCTGTTTTGCCTCCAATTCCATCGATGACGATTGGGCCTTCTCAAAGTCCGAGCCAAGAACCAGCCCTCCGCAGCGGCGTTCTCCTCCTCCGGATCATCGCGAAGCTCGTCGAGTTCCCAATTTCAATAAGGAAGTATCTGCGCCTTTCCCTGATGATAATCGGAATCAACGCTTTAATAGACGTTCGGAAGGTTCCTCTTCTCGATTCGCAAATGAAGCGTCGATTTCGCGGCAAAGGAATGAGTCTTTAACTCAGAAGGATTTTAGCTTTCTTGAAAGATTCAAGCTGAACACTGATAATCAGAGTAGTAGTATAGAGAAGACTGAGGAGAGTTCTTCTGCTCGGTTATCTGAATCAATGCAGGAGAAGCAGTCGCAACCGCAGCGTCCTCCAGAAGCCGATGAGATATTCAGGAAAATGAAGGAGACTGGTCTAATTCCCAACGCTGTCGCTATGCTTGATGGACTCTGTAAAGATGGGCTTATTCAAGAAGCAATGAAGCTATTTGCTTTGATTCGTGAAAAGGGTACAATTCCAGAAGTTGTGATTTACACTGCTGTCGTTGATGGGTTTTGCAAGGCGGAGaagcttgatgaagcaattAGGATTTTCAGGAAAATGCAGAATAATGGTATTCCTCCTAATGCCTTCAGTTTCGGTGTCTTGATACAGGGATTATACAAATGCAAAAAATTAGAGGATGCTGTAGCTTTTTGTATTGAGATGTTAGAATCTGGGCATTCTCCAAATCTAAACACTTTTGTTGGCTTAATTGATGAGTTATGCAATGAAAAGGGCGTGGATGAAGCTCATAGTGTCGTAGAAACCTTGAAGCAAAAGGGGTTCTTGATTAATGAGAAAGCTTTAAGAGaacttttaaataaaagagCTCCATTTTCACCACATATCTGGGAAGTGGTCTTTgggaagaagaataaaaaggaATTTTTCTGA